A portion of the Rhodanobacter sp. AS-Z3 genome contains these proteins:
- a CDS encoding thiol:disulfide interchange protein DsbA/DsbL: protein MLKRLPLLCAALLALAACSHDSNNGSAAEATAPAAASSAAAAPASAATTSSAAAPAAAGTAASASSAAVSPEQPPATPAVAAAPFVDTGKWVEGKNYFLIDPAQPTSHPGKIEVTEVFSYGCPACNGFHSTVDQIAKSLPSDAVMNYLAASFRPDENWPMYQRAFYAAKALGVLEKTHDAMYDAVWKTAELSTYNASSTGLKPHDAWPTIEDAAKFYAKYGIDPKEFVAVANSFSVNTQMKRADDLMKAYGVDSTPTMIVNGKYRFTAGSAGGYAQAIELTLWLVSKEAAGK from the coding sequence ATGTTGAAGCGTTTGCCGCTCCTGTGTGCCGCCCTGCTCGCGCTTGCCGCCTGCAGCCATGACAGCAACAACGGCAGTGCTGCGGAGGCAACCGCGCCGGCAGCTGCCAGCTCCGCTGCTGCCGCGCCGGCCAGCGCCGCAACCACTTCAAGCGCCGCCGCGCCTGCCGCCGCAGGCACCGCTGCAAGTGCCAGCAGCGCAGCGGTCAGCCCCGAGCAGCCGCCGGCCACGCCGGCCGTCGCTGCCGCGCCATTCGTCGATACCGGCAAGTGGGTGGAAGGCAAGAACTACTTCCTGATCGACCCGGCACAGCCGACCAGCCACCCGGGCAAGATCGAGGTGACCGAGGTGTTTTCCTACGGCTGCCCTGCCTGCAACGGCTTCCACTCCACCGTCGATCAGATCGCCAAGAGCCTGCCGTCCGATGCGGTGATGAACTACCTGGCCGCCTCGTTCCGCCCGGACGAAAACTGGCCGATGTACCAGCGCGCGTTCTACGCCGCGAAGGCGCTGGGCGTGCTCGAGAAGACCCATGACGCGATGTACGACGCGGTGTGGAAAACGGCCGAGCTGTCCACCTACAACGCCAGCTCGACCGGGCTGAAGCCGCACGATGCGTGGCCAACAATCGAAGACGCGGCGAAGTTCTACGCCAAGTACGGCATCGACCCGAAGGAATTCGTCGCGGTCGCCAACTCGTTCAGCGTCAACACCCAGATGAAGCGTGCCGACGACCTGATGAAGGCCTACGGCGTGGACAGCACGCCGACCATGATCGTCAACGGCAAATATCGCTTCACGGCAGGCTCGGCCGGCGGCTACGCGCAGGCCATTGAACTAACCCTGTGGCTGGTGTCGAAGGAAGCGGCCGGCAAGTAA
- a CDS encoding thiol:disulfide interchange protein DsbA/DsbL has product MFKRFACPRTLILIAGLLLATACTAKSGSTPDPYTEGTEYVTLPAPHQRYGSAGKVEVVEVFSYGCIHCAQFAPVADALSKVLPAGVVFKELPAPFSAEWVPFARAFYAAKQLGVLERTHLALFDAKFNQHYPINSMDELADFYARAGVDRAAFMAAATSPQTTNQIKSDLALIQKWQVGGTPTIVIDGKYRVAAVHSYDEMVAVTQWLVNRELAGK; this is encoded by the coding sequence ATGTTCAAGCGATTCGCGTGCCCCCGTACCCTGATCCTGATTGCCGGCCTGCTGCTGGCCACCGCCTGCACAGCCAAGTCCGGCAGCACACCTGATCCGTACACCGAGGGCACCGAGTACGTCACCCTGCCTGCACCCCACCAGCGCTATGGCAGCGCGGGCAAGGTGGAAGTGGTCGAGGTGTTTTCGTACGGCTGCATCCACTGCGCGCAGTTCGCTCCGGTGGCCGACGCATTGAGCAAGGTGTTGCCGGCAGGCGTGGTGTTCAAGGAATTGCCGGCGCCCTTCAGTGCCGAGTGGGTGCCGTTTGCGCGGGCGTTCTACGCCGCCAAGCAACTCGGTGTACTGGAACGTACCCATCTGGCCTTGTTCGACGCCAAATTCAACCAGCACTACCCGATCAATTCGATGGACGAACTGGCGGACTTCTACGCTCGCGCAGGCGTGGATCGCGCAGCGTTCATGGCGGCCGCCACCTCGCCGCAGACCACCAACCAGATCAAGAGTGACCTTGCCCTGATCCAGAAATGGCAGGTGGGTGGCACGCCGACCATCGTGATCGATGGCAAGTACCGCGTTGCCGCCGTGCACTCCTACGACGAGATGGTCGCGGTGACGCAGTGGCTGGTGAATCGCGAATTGGCCGGCAAGTAA
- a CDS encoding endonuclease/exonuclease/phosphatase family protein, translated as MTRAPTHATPVVAAERQLRLLSCNILAGASVQRYRQYVTRSLSAVFPGRQKMDNLDRLAEVLAQFDVIGLQEADAGSLRSGFLNQTRYLAETAGMPFWSHQPNRAMAKLAHSANGLISRLEPHSVTDYPLPSRIPGRGALLAQFGEGDNALAVMIAHLSLSAQARARQLGFIAELLQDFPHAVLMGDLNAEPDSAEMKHLFARSTLQPPAQATPTFPSWKPRRALDHILTSPAIALDKTWALPQAFSDHLPLAAEIRLPAAVGGKASPRRAR; from the coding sequence ATGACTCGCGCTCCCACCCACGCCACACCTGTCGTTGCCGCCGAGCGCCAGCTGCGCCTGCTCAGCTGCAATATTCTGGCTGGCGCCAGCGTGCAGCGTTACCGGCAATACGTGACGCGCAGCCTCAGCGCCGTATTCCCGGGGCGGCAGAAGATGGACAACCTCGACCGACTCGCCGAGGTGCTTGCGCAGTTCGACGTGATCGGCCTGCAGGAGGCCGATGCGGGCAGCCTGCGTTCGGGCTTTCTCAACCAGACCCGCTACCTCGCCGAAACTGCCGGCATGCCGTTCTGGAGTCATCAACCAAACCGCGCGATGGCCAAGCTGGCGCACTCTGCCAATGGGTTGATCAGCCGGCTGGAACCGCATTCGGTGACCGACTACCCGTTGCCCAGCCGCATTCCCGGCCGCGGCGCGCTGCTGGCTCAATTCGGCGAAGGCGACAACGCCCTGGCGGTGATGATTGCGCACCTGTCGCTGAGCGCGCAGGCGCGCGCGCGCCAACTCGGCTTCATCGCCGAACTGCTGCAGGATTTCCCGCATGCGGTCTTGATGGGCGACCTCAACGCCGAGCCCGATAGCGCCGAAATGAAGCATCTGTTCGCCAGGTCCACGCTGCAGCCGCCAGCACAGGCCACACCGACCTTCCCCAGTTGGAAGCCGCGGCGGGCGCTGGATCACATCCTCACATCACCGGCGATCGCGCTGGACAAAACCTGGGCGTTGCCGCAGGCGTTCTCCGATCACCTGCCGCTGGCGGCGGAGATCCGCCTGCCGGCCGCGGTCGGTGGCAAGGCATCGCCGAGGCGGGCGCGATGA
- a CDS encoding glycoside hydrolase family 17, translating into MWPAWLALAVMALAAMLWWWAIGRPVNLPDAPSARIACVSYAPFRRVGETPLDPNAYISAERIDADLAALSQRFDCVRTYSQGQGLSAVPAIAERHGMKVLMGIWLGGDAKANAEQVRLGIATANKYPQVLRGVIVGNEVLLRGELSAPQLAGYLQQVRKAISVPVTYADVWEFWLRHPELASSVDYLTIHILPYWEDKPVPPERAVQHVADVYAKVQQAFPGRRVMIGETGWPSAGRPRQAASASVVNEARYLREFLRYAASVQMPYNVIEAFDQPWKRAQEGTVGGYWGIFDAQARPKFAMQGPVIEEPYWWAGWLAGLAGAGVFALIGAWRRRWRGARGWLALTLAGVASGGALAWQYRQMWYACRDAWEWTVSLAACVLALATALRLARWIAARLCGVMPARMPRAWWRSGWLFALAFYGLLLVVDGRYRDFPLGLFLLPCAGYALVGWLCDRGIHMMPSLEERFLACLLPPLASVVVLQEAGLTVAAWLWLGMNLLLVVTVLSAWRQSVRLQSEQP; encoded by the coding sequence GTGTGGCCGGCTTGGCTTGCGTTGGCCGTCATGGCGCTGGCTGCGATGCTTTGGTGGTGGGCGATCGGCCGGCCAGTGAATCTGCCGGATGCGCCTTCGGCGCGGATCGCCTGTGTGTCATACGCGCCATTTCGGCGGGTCGGTGAAACGCCACTCGATCCGAACGCCTACATCAGCGCTGAGCGCATCGATGCCGATCTCGCCGCGCTATCGCAGCGTTTCGATTGCGTGCGCACGTATTCGCAAGGGCAGGGCCTGAGCGCAGTGCCGGCAATTGCCGAACGCCATGGCATGAAGGTGCTGATGGGCATCTGGCTGGGTGGCGACGCGAAAGCGAACGCCGAGCAGGTGCGGCTGGGCATAGCCACCGCGAACAAGTATCCGCAGGTGCTGCGTGGCGTGATCGTGGGCAACGAGGTCTTGCTGCGTGGTGAATTGTCGGCACCGCAATTGGCCGGCTATCTGCAGCAGGTGCGCAAGGCGATCAGCGTGCCGGTGACGTATGCCGACGTGTGGGAATTCTGGCTGCGCCATCCCGAGTTGGCCAGTTCGGTTGATTACCTGACCATCCACATCCTGCCGTATTGGGAAGATAAGCCGGTGCCACCGGAACGCGCGGTGCAACACGTGGCCGACGTGTACGCGAAGGTGCAGCAGGCCTTCCCCGGGCGCAGGGTAATGATCGGCGAGACCGGTTGGCCCAGTGCCGGGCGCCCGCGTCAGGCGGCCAGCGCCAGCGTGGTCAACGAAGCGCGTTATCTACGCGAATTTCTGCGTTACGCGGCCAGCGTGCAGATGCCGTACAACGTGATCGAGGCATTCGACCAGCCGTGGAAGCGCGCGCAGGAAGGCACGGTGGGTGGTTACTGGGGCATCTTCGATGCGCAGGCGCGGCCGAAGTTTGCGATGCAAGGTCCGGTGATCGAGGAGCCGTATTGGTGGGCCGGTTGGCTGGCTGGGCTGGCTGGCGCCGGGGTGTTCGCGCTGATTGGCGCGTGGCGACGGCGCTGGCGGGGCGCGCGTGGCTGGCTGGCGTTGACCCTGGCTGGGGTGGCCAGTGGTGGTGCATTGGCCTGGCAGTACCGGCAGATGTGGTACGCCTGCCGTGATGCGTGGGAATGGACGGTGTCGCTGGCGGCTTGTGTGCTGGCCTTGGCGACCGCGTTGCGGCTGGCGCGCTGGATTGCCGCGCGCCTGTGCGGAGTGATGCCGGCGCGGATGCCGCGTGCCTGGTGGCGGTCGGGCTGGTTGTTCGCGCTGGCGTTCTACGGCTTGCTGCTGGTAGTCGATGGCCGCTATCGCGACTTTCCGCTCGGCCTGTTCCTGTTGCCCTGCGCCGGTTATGCGTTGGTCGGCTGGCTGTGCGATCGCGGCATTCACATGATGCCGTCGCTGGAGGAACGTTTCCTGGCTTGCCTGTTGCCGCCACTGGCAAGCGTAGTGGTGCTGCAGGAGGCTGGCCTGACTGTCGCGGCGTGGCTATGGCTGGGGATGAACCTGTTGCTGGTGGTGACGGTATTGTCCGCCTGGCGTCAGAGCGTTCGCCTGCAGTCTGAGCAACCGTAG